The Brachyhypopomus gauderio isolate BG-103 chromosome 1, BGAUD_0.2, whole genome shotgun sequence genome includes the window GTAGTTTTCTAAATGGTGAGACTTTGCTACTTTCTGGCAGAGCACTCTGATGGGGCAGAGTTGATGAGATAAACATGAGTACAGTAATCCCAAATACTGCAGACAGTCCAACCATCATTTCATGTCAGTGATTCATTGTGCAAATGTATGTAAAGGAAAGCAGAAAATAAGAATAATATGCATTAAAGTAATAagctcacaaatgtttgtaattcAAATGAACCAAATGCCTGTAGTGTTCTTGAAAACAGATGTGCACCCAGTAACATGTAATGGCACAGCCATAAAGAGAGGAGGCAGTCCTTTGTCATGGGAAATCTAACACTAATGATTCTTACTCACTGCCAGCTGTCCTGCAACAGACTATGTTTACACTGATTTATTTCCTAATTGTTTCCTTCACAGTTAATTCAGCATAAAACATTTCAGAAGCTTTATACAACTTCAATGTGTCCATAGAGTTGGTGCAAACTATTGTTTCATGTTCCACTGGTTAAAAATACAATAGAGCTcaaatatatagcacattttaaaggattttaaaaTGAGTTATTTAATTTGTACATTATACACCAGTGCAGTTACTAAGCAACAGAGCAACTAAGCTTGGTTTTGTGGTTTTTTGACACTAATTGCGACACtgacacctaaccctaacctgttGCACATCTCATCATTATTCAGACAATGAAACCCAACCTTAACCATCATCCTTATATGGACCTTTCTTtccattacatttttttttgcagttttagctccccccccccccccccccttttctttCACAGCCTGGTGGTTTCAGTCAACTGCTTTTATATTGCTTTTTCCAGGCTGAAGTGCATGATTTCACACATTGAAGAAAGTAATGTTGATTATGAGCAGCTTAAGAAGAACCTAGAGTACACTGCTTCCTTACTGGAGGCTGTTGTCATTGATGGAACAAGGTAAGGTGTTTTTCGACTGAATTATTACAGTGCATTCCATCATCACAGAACATTGGGCATAGGGTAGCTGAAGTCATGTTGGCTTGTACattaatgaatgaaaaaaaatggcCACAAAAAAAAGCACATAAACTCTTACATGCTGTAACAGGCAGACCCTGGATATGGAAGATCACCTCCAGCAGTTTAAAGCAGATCGTGTGCCCTCAGAGGTTCAGGACTGGCTGGCCTCAACATTCATGCAACGAGCAAGCAGACCCATCCGCTACCCAGAAGAGAAGCCAAGGTTCCGCAGCATTGTTCATGCAGTGCAGGCTGGGATATTTGTAGAAAGGTGTGAACagtgaacattttatttttaatactcAAATTGTTATTTTTATCTATGTACATTTCTTAACGCTGCATTTTTTTATTAGTGGGGAATGTTCTAGAATACATTTCCAAATGACTGACATTTGTCCATTTGTCATAAAGATATATAaagatatattatatatatatatatatatatatatatatatatatatatatatatatatatatatatatatatatatatatatatatatatataatcatattCATTATGCAGCATCTGCTCTTTCCATGTTTTATGGTTCATGTAATACTGCAGGATGTTCCGCAAAGCCTCTTCTCTCTCCATGCCAGACCAGCCACCAGAAGTGCTCAACTGTCTGAGGGTGAGACGTTTACTCTCATAAACTGGTAGTTTATCCCCAAAGAGTTGGCTTATGTAGAATGATCTATGGTTAGGGTGTGTTTTAATGGAATTTACTTTTCCTACCATTACTTTTTGGTTCTCTAGGATGTGGATCGGTGGAATTTTGATGTCTTTGCCTTAGATGCTGGCAGCTCAGGACATGCTCTGAAGACACTCTTTATTGAGCTGATGATCAGATATGAGCTCACCAATCGATTCAAGGTCTGCTACTATGTTCTGTAATTTTATCATATAACATTAAACACCACAGGCAAATTCAGACTACATATCTGTCTTCACATATCTTAGATAGCATTGAGTGCCCTCTATTAGAGCTGGAAGGTTGAAGACACAGTTCTAGTTTTGCTGTGTAGTGAAGCTCTTTGGATTTACAGACATAAAGATGACTATGAGTATGACTCTTAGACAAGTTCCAGATGTACTTAAGGAAGGCAGTCAAGCACTCACTTGCTTGAAATAGGGTTAACAATTTTTGTttaacacaaaaaatatttttttaaactaCTAATTAATTGTATAGCAAAAGATTGTAATTGTCTGATTTCAGCTCCTGAGCTACAATGCTTGCCCCTAGTACAACTttccccccacctcaccccttGTTCTCTAATGCTTCAGGAAATTTTATTGCAAATTgtgaatctgaatctgaatcaAATATGTAAATTTGTGTTGTTTCATAGGTGCCCATATCGTGCTTGATGTCTTTTCTGTGTGAACTGGAGCAGGGTTACAGCAAACACAACAACCCATACCACTGCCAGACACATGCAGCTGATGTCACACAGACATTGCACTGCCTTCTCCTGCGTACTGGCCTTGTGGTACAGTATTTAGATAACAAATATTtctaataattaaaacaaaaaagtaAGAAGTAGTAATAGTATTTTTTAACATTATGATGTTTGTAGAATGGAGCATTTTAGTAACAAATCCAGGCAGAAATCTCCAGAACACTCaatcaaaaataaaaatgtatttatatagcgctttttacaacagttgtcacaaagcagctttacaagtgtccgagtccaagcccccagtgagcaagccaagggcgacattggcaaggaaaaactccctaagagcatgaggaagaaaccttgagaggaaccaagactcaggggggaacccatcctcttctggccgacaccggtcaccatgtcaacaattaaagagatagaaaaacaaagaaaagatgtgaAGGATAAATAAATTCCATCTTggtgtttatttatatacatgagttctctatgtaattcctattcagtcctaagtcttgatggttggtaatggtAGTCATAGCAGAGGAGAATTCGGGGCGGTGAGAGGGCCCAGTgcagtgggtttatccttcatccacactggttagtcagggcaatGGGTTGATCTTACATCACAGCTGGTTaagcaggaggtggctggcccaggatggatttCGGGAAAGGCTCATCTCTCCTTGTCTCAGTGTTTCTCgggtaggcgggcagccatgtggaaaaataaaacagggaaaattagctctgtatgaggtcatatgtgggacagatgaaatttaaacattactggagtgtggcagcaactccggcattaaattaaattattacagcctagctaaaaaggcagaaccagaaggtaaaacagacttgggagcattccCAAGAGACactggcatccatccactgcacagtCAACAAATTTGAGTGACCACAATGACAGGATGACAGGACCAGcgccccagtttaccataaatcCTTTCGCtcgtgaacccctggatctgtccctttatctaagggggcacattaattatcaaacgctaaactaaataagttttcaacctagacttaaagattgagactgtgtcagagtcccggacacattctggaaggttaatCCAAAGTTGGGGAGCCTATATAAGAAAAGGCTCATCCCCCCCGCTGtcaccttattaattgttggaactaataagaggccagtagtctagtctagagctaacaaaggcatgtagcactttttttgcatcatgctgtgataatgcatttcattTTTGCATAGCAGTGAatgttgacaccatgtttgtttatcacTATGCCCAATGCTAGCATATATGATGTAAATACTAGTGGttctaagatggagccttgcgggaccctatatttcacttttgtgcgtttggacagaatattattgagctctacaaactgatagcaattagttaagtaagaattaaaccatgaaagggttaatacatagccttgatctgaggcaagaaggagatcatttgttactttaactgtttcagtactgtggtggggcttaaatccagattggaacttttcaaatatgtgattcccaTGCAGATATAAACATAATTGCTGggctacagctttttctatgatcttggatataaatgatatgtttgaaatgggtctataattagatagtactgtcggatcaagatttggcttcttgatcagaggtttaatttacaggatttgggcatgtgacctattgtaatggatgagttaactactgttagaagaggttcagtcacATCTGGTAATATctcttttaataattttgagGGAACCCTATCCAAAGTGGTAGGAACTTGGTAGTCAGTAGAATGGTAGACAGGTAGTCAGTAGATTTGTAGACTGGTAACAAATAGATTGGTAGTAGACTGTTGGACTGGTAGTCAGTAGACTGGTAGTCAGTAGGCTGGTAGACATGTAGTCAGTAGATTAGTTGTCTGGTAGAAAGTAGATTGGAAGTCAGTACACTGGTAGACAGGTAGTCAGTAGATTGGTAGTCAGAAGATTGGTGGGCTGGAAGTCACTAGACTAGTAGTCAGTACATTGACCAAACAGAGTGCTGGAGCAATATTGTTATATAGTGATATTTTTGCCTGCATTAATGAAACAAGATCTCTGAGCAAATTCTGAGCAATTATTTTATTCTATAAAATTTCCATTATGGGATATAAGATATGACCAATACCTATTATATTGTCAACCAAAATATAAAGTTGATTTTAAGTGCATCAATTGCATGAGTCTGTTGTTGGAAACATCAAAGTAGGTTCAACAGCAGGATGACTGAAACATTACCATAAATAAATCAAAGCCAAAGCCTTACAGGTACAGTATTAAACTACACTGTTGACCTTAGAAATATGAAGAGCATTCATAGTCACATACAAAACCAGTTTTATAACACTTTCTATGACATAAGCACAGAGTATCTGCGACCATATAGACAAGAATAAAGGGGTTTACCACAACATGCAAACCACCAATAAGCTCCAGTAAAGCACCACCAGTTCTGGTGACAGCAGGCCTAGAAGGCCATGAAAAAGCCTGATCAGTTAGGCAACTGAAGTCTTATGAAATTGTGACTCAAATGTACCACACTGCTGGAATGAAGAATGTGAAGGGGAAGGGAACCTGGTCAACTCATGTGTGAAACATAGTGGTTTAGGCATGGATGGCTACTGGAGTAACTGGCTCATTTCAGTGAAGCGTCTGAAGGCAGTAGCAGGAAGACCTCTGAATCTCTGAACCATTCTTCGCCaggtggaggatgggttcctttttgagtcttggtcctctcaAGGATTCTTCCTAGTCTGTATATATAGggtgtttttctttgccactggtTGTGCCTGGATTAcacattagggatttggactcATGTGTTTggaaagctgctttatgacaaCCCATGTTGTAAAATGCACAACTTAAATACATTTGTCTTTGAAGTAGACTGAAGCATCTGCCCACAACACCCAGATGTCACAAAACTGCACCTTAACCTTTCAGCAAGACAATGACATGAATCATACTGCTGAGGCAACTATGGATCAAAACGTGTCTGGTCAATAATTTAGGGAGAGAAAAGACAGGCTTAGTAAAACTGACAATTTGCACCTTAATCTTAAAATCCTGTTCAAGATACAATGTCCTGAAGTACAGAGTTGATACAAGTAAATGCAGTATCCAATTACTTCCAGATAGCAGTGTATACGCCTTTGTTAAATGTGATAAGCTGGCCAGAATGGTATTCAATATTTATTCAAATCAACCAAGCAACAGCTTTGCCTGCTGTTGAAATTAAATGAACTTTGAATTTGTTTGACTTATTTGTTAAAATAAAACTCAAGTTTTAAAGCACTTTCAAATAAGCCTTAATAATTAACAAGCACATAATATTATCTGCTAACCCTGCTTTCCTATTTTATGAAAGGGATTTTATACAGTTAGTTTGCTGGTTAAATATaggaatacatttttaaatgtttacaatattTAATTCTGTGTAGCTTATAATTAAGGCACATGTAAGGGGGAAATGTGCTTTGAGCTTTAcattaaacaacaaaaaacaacagaGCCTTATTGTCTTTACAGCACTGGCTTACAGAACTGGAAGTCTTAGCATCATTGTTCGCTGCTGCCATTCATGACTATGAACACACAGGAAATACTAACACCTTTCACATTCTTACAAGGTATGTTTTTCAAATCAGAATGACTATACTCAGAGACAACCTGGAAATTCAAAGGGTTTCAAATGTGTGTCAAACTAGGTTATCTGATGTTTTTCTTATTTGAAAAAGTTTTTAAAGCATTACAGTATTGTTTTCTGCATCCTGCAGTTGTGATGGGTATATGTACTGCAAATTAAACCCTGTCTACATGTATTTCATGTTTAACTTATCTTTATGGCAGGTCTGATTTGGCTATAACCTACAATGATCGCTCAGTCCAGGAAAGCCATCACCTGAGTGCTGCATTTCAGCTCTTacaaaatgaacaaatgaatattttcACCAATTTCTCACGAGAAGAATGGATGTAAGTAACTGAAAGTTAAGACAagcatgtaaatgtaaatcaaaGCTTATTATGCAAAGCTTATTGTGGTGTTAATTACAGGTacattcattttatttacttttatatATTTCTGACTGGAAATGACGCAGCCATCTCCCAGATGATATTAAGATGAAGTAGGCCTACAAGAGGCATCATtgtgaaaaaaaatatttattagcttttatttacatttgaacTAGAAGTGGCATGTCCAAAATTATTTACAACCTTCTCAAAAATCAATAGAAAAGCCTGTATTGGATATTACAACAATCAAATGCTTCCTTTAATTGCTGACCAGCATTTTGCATGTCTCCAATGGTATTTTTGTCCATTCATCATAAGCGATGAACTCCAACTCTTTCAGAATGGAAGGTTTTCTTGCCATCATCCTGATCTTTAGCTCCCTCCACAGATTATCAATTGGATTCAAATCAGGACACTAGCTAGGCCACTgcaaaatgttaatgttaattctTCACCACTTTTGCTGTGCATTTTGGGTCATTGTCGTGTTGAAATGTCCACTGGTGCAGATTGCCTGATGTTGATGTTGAGAATCTTGATGTATTGCTCTTTTTTCATAGTGCAATTTATTGTGATTAGGTTCCCTGGTCCACTGGctgaaaaacacccccaaaTCATTAGGTTCTCACCATAATGTGTGACAGTGGGGATGTTTTTTTAGTGTtctccaaatgaaggatacatCATTCTGgccaaataaataatttttttgtttcatctgaccataaaaCAGACATCCTCTTTGTCCAGATAAGCATTTGCAAAGGCCAAACGGGCTTTTGTGTGCCTTTTCTAGAGAAGTGGCGTCCTCCTTGTTCATTCTGATTGACCAGCATGACCTTGGTGGTGATCCTTGGACACTTttccacctctctcactacctcCTGGCCAGCACATGTGTCACTTTTGGCTTCCGACCACAGTTTATTAAAACAGCTATTCTTAATGAATCAGGGTAATCAGGATGCTTTAGAATAGCTTAGATATTTAAAATGGTATTGAACTTTGGATTTTCCCATAGACAGTGACAGTTTACAAAGGGTATGAATCAGTTTGGACATGCCACTTTTAgttcaaatgtaaataaaataaaatgtaaatgaatgcTGAGATACCACATTTTCCGTATTAGCATCTTCTGGGAGATGGCTGTTATTTCTGGTCAAAAAATTGTTGGTTGAATAAAAATATGCCAGGGGTATGAATAATTTCAGGCAGTACTGTATATATTATTTTTGTTACTTTTTTTTCAAAAGGGAACTACGTTCCCTGGTTATAGAGATGGTGCTGGCAACAGATATGTCATTCCACATTCTTCAACTCAAAGGAATAAAACACAGTTTACAGCAACAAGAACGGTAAAAGCAAATTACTATCTATTTTTGGAGTTTGGAGGGTCCAGAAGTCCAGCGGCAGCATCTTGGAGGCAAAGCAATTGGAACCCTCATGGGTTCCATGGTGTGGCGGCACTGTCATGGGGCTGGGTACATCTGAATCAGCACCTTCATGGGAACACAGAATAGCAGTGCAGGAGGCAGAAATGGGAGTCACTGCCCACGTGGGAGCCAAGACTGTAGTAGAAACTGAATCTGGAACTGGAGACAAAATAGGAACAGCAATGGCAATTGGGATGGGGTTAGGGGCAGGAATGGCCCAC containing:
- the LOC143490779 gene encoding dual specificity calcium/calmodulin-dependent 3',5'-cyclic nucleotide phosphodiesterase 1B-like isoform X2, which gives rise to MDTWKSSIMLLKCMISHIEESNVDYEQLKKNLEYTASLLEAVVIDGTRQTLDMEDHLQQFKADRVPSEVQDWLASTFMQRASRPIRYPEEKPRFRSIVHAVQAGIFVERMFRKASSLSMPDQPPEVLNCLRDVDRWNFDVFALDAGSSGHALKTLFIELMIRYELTNRFKVPISCLMSFLCELEQGYSKHNNPYHCQTHAADVTQTLHCLLLRTGLVHWLTELEVLASLFAAAIHDYEHTGNTNTFHILTRSDLAITYNDRSVQESHHLSAAFQLLQNEQMNIFTNFSREEWMELRSLVIEMVLATDMSFHILQLKGIKHSLQQQERIDKAKALSFLLHTADISHPTKPWALHSRWSKALTEELFRQGDKEGELGLTISPLCDRKTAPIAQSQIGFIDFIVDPTFSLLMDMAEKIIIPLVQDNPEPPELVNRHSSLWKESSRGLQWSLAHVTAELVSFRLTWTRHTEDNKFRWREIKTERTSGDSFSEDPSTSAVKPLQEYSDH
- the LOC143490779 gene encoding dual specificity calcium/calmodulin-dependent 3',5'-cyclic nucleotide phosphodiesterase 1B-like isoform X1, producing the protein MAELVKVKKKHLQTPLTRLKCMISHIEESNVDYEQLKKNLEYTASLLEAVVIDGTRQTLDMEDHLQQFKADRVPSEVQDWLASTFMQRASRPIRYPEEKPRFRSIVHAVQAGIFVERMFRKASSLSMPDQPPEVLNCLRDVDRWNFDVFALDAGSSGHALKTLFIELMIRYELTNRFKVPISCLMSFLCELEQGYSKHNNPYHCQTHAADVTQTLHCLLLRTGLVHWLTELEVLASLFAAAIHDYEHTGNTNTFHILTRSDLAITYNDRSVQESHHLSAAFQLLQNEQMNIFTNFSREEWMELRSLVIEMVLATDMSFHILQLKGIKHSLQQQERIDKAKALSFLLHTADISHPTKPWALHSRWSKALTEELFRQGDKEGELGLTISPLCDRKTAPIAQSQIGFIDFIVDPTFSLLMDMAEKIIIPLVQDNPEPPELVNRHSSLWKESSRGLQWSLAHVTAELVSFRLTWTRHTEDNKFRWREIKTERTSGDSFSEDPSTSAVKPLQEYSDH